The Pseudofrankia inefficax genome window below encodes:
- a CDS encoding RNA polymerase sigma factor has product MPRPDASSPDAVDGETSPLQRDLSWESDVAGRIPTPVPLADLLELERSDGPQGKAARQAAESLARKIESLPRREDDHRLRNDLALTGFEGPQYELFEHELARYGLQVMLAWIGKGLIFAQCARRGILGLRSEYDEDIRLTPDDVEELASETVCRSLKSFRRSALVGGGWTLEGGATLKTYFIGTCLYDFANTYRMWIREQNAWRRGGRVEATLYNAAHTAAPETADVVLALDSLRRHLAGVPNERTRLVLALVTDGYTHEEIAQILADGTTPRAVEGLLYRHRQSIRRQKEDMA; this is encoded by the coding sequence ATGCCCCGCCCCGACGCATCCAGCCCGGATGCTGTCGACGGCGAGACATCGCCCCTACAACGTGATTTGTCGTGGGAATCCGATGTCGCTGGTCGGATTCCCACTCCGGTGCCGCTTGCGGACCTCCTTGAGCTTGAGAGGTCCGACGGCCCTCAGGGGAAGGCGGCACGCCAGGCCGCGGAGAGTCTCGCCCGCAAGATCGAGAGTCTCCCCCGCCGGGAAGACGACCACAGACTGCGTAACGACCTGGCCCTGACGGGCTTCGAGGGCCCGCAGTACGAGTTGTTCGAGCATGAGCTCGCGCGCTACGGGCTGCAGGTCATGCTCGCCTGGATCGGCAAGGGGTTGATCTTCGCGCAGTGCGCGCGACGCGGCATCCTCGGCCTACGGTCGGAGTACGACGAAGACATCCGACTAACGCCGGACGACGTCGAAGAGCTCGCGAGCGAAACAGTGTGCCGGTCGCTGAAGTCGTTTCGCCGCTCGGCGCTGGTCGGTGGCGGCTGGACGCTGGAAGGCGGTGCCACGCTCAAGACCTACTTCATCGGAACGTGTCTCTACGACTTCGCGAACACCTACCGGATGTGGATCCGGGAGCAGAACGCCTGGCGCCGAGGTGGCCGCGTCGAAGCGACCCTCTACAACGCCGCCCACACCGCGGCCCCTGAAACCGCGGACGTGGTCCTGGCCCTCGACAGTCTCCGTCGGCATCTGGCCGGGGTTCCGAACGAGCGCACCCGGCTCGTCCTCGCCCTCGTCACCGATGGCTACACCCACGAGGAGATCGCGCAGATC